Proteins from a genomic interval of Streptomyces sp. Tu6071:
- a CDS encoding response regulator transcription factor, protein MTVTVLLADDDALVRAGLRLMLGGAPELEIVGEAADGEEAVRLAEELGPDVVLMDLRMPGTDGLTATERIRERPEAPEVLVLTTFHADEQVLRALRAGAAGFLLKDTPPAEIAAAVREVARGRPVLSPLVTRRLIAQVAGGDSPHARRDRARARLARLAEREREVALAVGRGASNAEIAAELYLSVPTVKAHVSRVLAKLHLNNRVQIALLTYDADPTATTWDDPA, encoded by the coding sequence ATGACCGTGACCGTGCTCCTCGCCGACGACGACGCCCTCGTACGTGCCGGGCTCCGCCTCATGCTCGGCGGCGCCCCCGAGCTGGAGATCGTCGGCGAGGCCGCCGACGGCGAGGAGGCGGTACGGCTCGCCGAGGAGCTGGGCCCGGACGTCGTCCTCATGGACCTGCGGATGCCCGGCACGGACGGGCTCACCGCGACCGAGCGGATCAGGGAGCGGCCGGAGGCCCCCGAAGTCCTCGTCCTCACGACCTTCCACGCCGACGAACAGGTGCTGCGGGCGCTGCGCGCGGGTGCGGCGGGCTTCCTGCTCAAGGACACCCCGCCCGCCGAGATCGCCGCCGCCGTGCGGGAGGTCGCCCGGGGCCGCCCCGTGCTCTCGCCGCTCGTCACGCGCCGCCTCATCGCCCAGGTCGCGGGCGGCGATTCGCCCCACGCGCGCCGCGACCGGGCCCGCGCCCGCCTCGCGCGCCTCGCGGAGCGCGAACGCGAGGTCGCCCTCGCGGTCGGCAGGGGCGCCTCCAACGCGGAGATCGCCGCCGAGCTGTACCTGAGCGTCCCCACGGTCAAGGCGCACGTCTCCCGCGTCCTCGCGAAGCTCCACCTCAACAACCGCGTCCAGATCGCCCTCCTGACCTACGACGCGGACCCCACCGCGACCACGTGGGACGACCCGGCCTGA